AAAAAAGGTTTACTTGGAAGAGCAGTTGTTAAAGGTGATATAGTTTCTCTTGGTGGTGCTCGAAGAAGAACAAAAGTTATGTCTGATACTCCTAATTTAGAAGAAATATTTAATGTGTTTGAAGAAAATTTTAGTGATTTTAGTTTGCGTGGTTTGAAATTTGTAATTGCAGATGTTTTACCAAAACAAGCTGTGTTGATTACCGATGGAACACAAGTAAAATTAAATCCAAATGCAATCGATGTTGTTGAAGAATCTGTTCCTGATGTTACTTATGAAGATATAGGTGGATTGAAAGAAAGTATAACTAAAGTTAGAGAGATGGTAGAATTACCATTAAGACACCCAGAAATATTTAGAAGGTTGAGTATTTCACCTCCTGCTGGAGTTTTGTTACATGGTCCACCTGGATGTGGAAAAACTTTACTTGCAAAGGCAGTTGCAAATGAATCAGAAGCTCATTTCATTTTAATTAATGGTCCTGAAATTATGAATAAGTATTATGGTGAAAGTGAAAAAAGAGTTAGAGAATTATTTGAAGAAGCTGAGAAACATGCTCCGACAATTATATTTATTGATGAGATTGATGCTATAGCACCAAAAAGAGAAGAAGTTCATGGTGAAGTAGAAAGAAGAGTTGTTTCTCAATTGTTAACTTTAATGGATGGATTAAAATCAAGAGGAAGAGTGGTTGTTATTGGTGCAACAAATAGACCAAATGCAATTGATCCTGCTTTACGTAGACCTGGAAGATTTGATAGAGAAATTTCAATTGGTGTTCCTGATGTTAAAGGAAGATATAATATTTTACAGATACATACAAGAAATATGCCTTTGAGAGGAAAGATTCACTTAGATATTTTTTCAGAAGTTTTAATTAGTAAAATTGATTCTAAGATTAAAGAAATAATTGATGAAAAGAAAAAATTAAATGACGAAATAATATTACTTAGAATTAAGATTAAAGAAGCTGAAAAAGAATTAAAAACTAATGATGAAACTTTAATTGGACGCATTAAAAATTCTATACAACAGAATAATAAAAGAGTAGGAGAACTTAGTGAAGATCTTTCAAAAAATGAGGTCTTGTTAAAGAGAGTTTCTAATTTATCTGATCTTAAATATAAAAAAGAGATAATAGAGTCTATTTATCAAGAAGTAAAAGAATTAGATGGCTTAGAAATTTATAGAAAGTCTGTTGATAAGAATGATCCAAGAATTAAATTTATAGAATCTAGAAAAGAAGATTTGGGTAAAGAATTGTTTGATTATTTTAAGAAGATTATTACCTGAAATAAAATTAAGAGATAAGAATCCTATACCCAAGGAAGTTTTGGATAAATTAGTTGTTACGCCTATAGATTTTGAAGAAGCTTTGAGATTAGTAAGACCTTCTGCTTTAAGAGAAGTATTAATTGAAAAACCAAATACTACTTGGGAGCAGATAGGTGGTTTGGAAAGTATTAAAGAAGAAATTAAAGAGGCAGTCGAGTGGCCACTAAAATATTCTGCAAATTTTAAAAGAATGGGAATAAAACCTCCGAGAGGAGTTTTGTTATATGGACCACCTGGAACTGGAAAAACTTTACTTGCAAAAGCAGTTGCAAATGGAAGTGAAGCAAATTTCATTTTAATAAAAGGTCCAGAGCTTCTGAATATGTTCGTGGGAGAGTCGGAAAAGGGTGTTAGAAAGATATTTGAGAAAGCAAGGCAAGCTGCACCTACAATTATATTTTTTGATGAAGTAGATTCTATAGCTCATAAGAGAGGAATGGAATTTGGAGAAAAGGTTACTGAAAGAATGGTTAATACTTTATTATCTGAAATGGACGGGTTACAGGAATTAAATGATGTTTTAGTTATTGCAGCTACAAATAGGCCTGATATGATAGATCCTGCTTTGTTAAGACCTGGAAGATTTGATAGGGTAATATTAATTCCTGTTCCTGATGAGAAATCAAGATTAGAGATATTAAAGGTTCATACTAAAGGTATGCCTATAGCTAAAGATGTTAATATTAATGAATTAAGTAAAGGAACTAATAATTATACTGGTGCTGATATAGAAGCTCTTTGTAGAGA
This region of Candidatus Woesearchaeota archaeon genomic DNA includes:
- a CDS encoding AAA family ATPase, translated to MAEGIQLKVMEALQEEAYKGIIRIDSEAMRSIGVRQGDIVEIEGDRVTVGLVDRAYPSDVGQAIIRMDGIIRKNAKTAIGENVIVRKADVKEAKAITVAPAQKGVMVQAHPDLFKKGLLGRAVVKGDIVSLGGARRRTKVMSDTPNLEEIFNVFEENFSDFSLRGLKFVIADVLPKQAVLITDGTQVKLNPNAIDVVEESVPDVTYEDIGGLKESITKVREMVELPLRHPEIFRRLSISPPAGVLLHGPPGCGKTLLAKAVANESEAHFILINGPEIMNKYYGESEKRVRELFEEAEKHAPTIIFIDEIDAIAPKREEVHGEVERRVVSQLLTLMDGLKSRGRVVVIGATNRPNAIDPALRRPGRFDREISIGVPDVKGRYNILQIHTRNMPLRGKIHLDIFSEVLISKIDSKIKEIIDEKKKLNDEIILLRIKIKEAEKELKTNDETLIGRIKNSIQQNNKRVGELSEDLSKNEVLLKRVSNLSDLKYKKEIIESIYQEVKELDGLEIYRKSVDKNDPRIKFIESRKEDLGKELFDYFKKIIT
- a CDS encoding AAA family ATPase; this translates as MWVKNCLIILRRLLPEIKLRDKNPIPKEVLDKLVVTPIDFEEALRLVRPSALREVLIEKPNTTWEQIGGLESIKEEIKEAVEWPLKYSANFKRMGIKPPRGVLLYGPPGTGKTLLAKAVANGSEANFILIKGPELLNMFVGESEKGVRKIFEKARQAAPTIIFFDEVDSIAHKRGMEFGEKVTERMVNTLLSEMDGLQELNDVLVIAATNRPDMIDPALLRPGRFDRVILIPVPDEKSRLEILKVHTKGMPIAKDVNINELSKGTNNYTGADIEALCREAAILALRKDKNAKEVKMDNFKDALKKVKNSVDSEDMEKYKRIEEDYLKTARGAAIKEKLSYLG